One part of the Bacteroidota bacterium genome encodes these proteins:
- a CDS encoding class I SAM-dependent methyltransferase, with protein sequence MRKADFNYVDHYKTDAREFDYFVERTGATAHDERRVHEYIMSEVDVKQGKILDVGAGNAWIAEHYIKKGFEVVSMDISLVNLKKAKDKVPHPLHSCVSSDAFSLPYKDSTFDLVVASEVIEHVHDPEGFVKELSRVVKKGGQLIITTPYKEKLQYSLCIHCNKPTPLHAHIHSFDEKILASLFKEVEHDKLEWETFGNKILIFARTYVIMKFFPFPLWKFKDKVANFLYNLPAHIIVKCTR encoded by the coding sequence ATGAGAAAAGCCGACTTTAATTACGTCGATCACTATAAAACCGACGCCCGTGAATTCGACTATTTTGTAGAGAGAACGGGGGCAACTGCTCATGATGAAAGACGGGTTCATGAATATATTATGTCGGAAGTTGATGTGAAACAGGGGAAAATTCTCGATGTTGGTGCCGGAAATGCATGGATTGCGGAGCATTACATCAAAAAAGGGTTTGAAGTGGTTTCGATGGATATTTCCCTCGTCAACCTGAAAAAGGCGAAGGATAAGGTACCACATCCGCTCCATTCCTGTGTCAGCAGCGACGCTTTTTCTCTCCCGTACAAAGATTCCACATTCGATCTTGTTGTTGCTAGTGAGGTGATCGAGCATGTGCACGATCCCGAAGGTTTTGTAAAGGAACTTTCCCGGGTTGTAAAGAAGGGTGGACAATTAATCATAACCACTCCCTACAAAGAAAAACTTCAGTATTCACTCTGCATTCATTGTAATAAACCCACCCCTTTGCACGCACATATTCATTCTTTTGATGAGAAGATCCTCGCTTCTTTATTCAAGGAAGTGGAGCATGACAAACTTGAATGGGAAACATTTGGCAATAAAATTCTCATTTTTGCAAGAACTTATGTTATAATGAAATTTTTTCCATTCCCGCTCTGGAAATTCAAGGATAAAGTCGCCAATTTTCTCTATAATCTGCCCGCACACATCATCGTGAAATGCACCCGCTGA
- a CDS encoding glycosyltransferase, with protein MISDSGNNRRILISFLGNINYDTRARNLCTSLIERGFDVDTVSFDWFDRPQGGDIPVVKLTKGKSSAGFYLKFAFTVILKLLFNKYDLYIAADIYNLPFLSFFAKFRCKPLFYDSRELFRYLAGLTGKKNVQALLSFIEESYIKDCDKIIVTGMMDAGVLIEDYGLSPYKFILLRNLPRKSVKPEAKDLRKEFNLSHDAVILIYQGVVVKGRGLRKIIELLPENQSLHLIILGEGELRVELEKYAGELGVASRVIFAGTVTQDELLSYTAGADIGCTLIENISKSYYYALPNKLFEYVAAGIPVLASDLPQMKQIIDIYGVGKYVNPENRNEIIEALNHLCDPEIRREIKLKSLKAAEELNWEREFSNESHNFS; from the coding sequence TTGATCTCTGATTCAGGAAATAACCGCCGGATTTTAATCTCCTTTCTTGGAAACATCAATTACGATACGAGGGCGAGGAATCTTTGTACCTCACTGATTGAAAGGGGTTTTGATGTGGATACTGTCAGTTTTGACTGGTTCGACCGTCCACAGGGGGGTGATATCCCCGTCGTGAAACTGACAAAAGGGAAATCATCCGCAGGATTCTATCTCAAATTTGCCTTTACTGTCATCCTTAAGCTGCTCTTTAACAAATACGATTTGTACATTGCCGCCGATATCTACAATCTGCCTTTCCTCTCCTTTTTTGCAAAATTCCGCTGTAAACCGCTTTTTTATGATTCCAGAGAACTTTTCCGCTATCTTGCGGGACTGACAGGAAAGAAAAATGTTCAGGCGCTTCTTTCATTTATTGAAGAATCATATATAAAGGATTGCGATAAAATAATCGTGACGGGTATGATGGATGCCGGTGTCCTGATTGAGGATTACGGTTTGTCCCCTTATAAATTCATACTCCTGAGAAATTTACCCCGAAAATCAGTCAAACCAGAAGCGAAAGATCTGCGCAAGGAATTCAATCTCTCTCACGATGCAGTAATCCTGATATACCAGGGAGTTGTTGTTAAAGGAAGGGGATTGAGGAAAATAATTGAACTGCTGCCGGAGAATCAATCACTGCATTTAATAATTCTCGGAGAGGGTGAGCTCAGAGTTGAACTCGAAAAATACGCCGGGGAGTTGGGTGTAGCCTCCAGGGTTATATTTGCGGGAACCGTAACACAGGATGAACTTCTTTCATATACTGCAGGGGCTGATATCGGTTGTACCCTTATTGAGAACATAAGCAAAAGCTACTATTACGCCCTGCCTAACAAACTTTTCGAATATGTAGCTGCCGGAATTCCAGTCCTTGCCAGCGACCTTCCACAAATGAAACAGATTATTGATATTTACGGTGTCGGAAAATATGTAAATCCCGAAAACAGAAATGAAATTATTGAGGCACTGAACCATCTTTGTGATCCTGAAATTCGCAGAGAGATAAAGCTCAAATCATTGAAGGCGGCGGAAGAATTAAACTGGGAGAGAGAATTTTCTAACGAGAGCCATAATTTTAGTTAA
- a CDS encoding GNAT family N-acetyltransferase codes for MEIIEYSPEWKERWDRFVDTSNNGTVFHKQIFFDYHTPGKFSYNHLIILERGNIKAVLPGRIMPDGYFESPIGASYGSLVTGDIRFAEALDMIDLLIAYGKEKGFKGYILTSAPDIYERTRNQSLDFAMLWRGFKYDLHYISSCIKLDPSEDFLEKFAPTTRRNIRKTFKEGWLDVEVNEKFDEFYPILIENKARHNVKPTHSLEDIYRINELMPGMMKLFMVYHKSNPIGGSLMFNTNKQVTLCFYNMLKYEYDHMKPIQRVMYEVVKWATESGYKYVDIGVSQDTKAANPMTPSMNLIEFKEKFDARTVMRNTLKIDL; via the coding sequence ATGGAAATAATAGAATACAGTCCCGAATGGAAAGAGCGCTGGGACAGATTTGTTGACACTTCAAATAACGGAACGGTATTTCATAAACAGATATTTTTTGATTACCACACCCCCGGAAAATTCTCATACAATCATTTGATAATCCTTGAAAGAGGGAACATTAAAGCCGTTCTCCCGGGAAGAATAATGCCCGACGGTTATTTTGAATCACCAATCGGGGCCAGTTACGGTTCTCTGGTTACGGGTGATATCCGGTTTGCAGAGGCACTCGACATGATCGATCTTTTGATCGCATACGGTAAAGAAAAGGGATTCAAAGGTTACATCCTGACCTCGGCACCTGATATCTATGAAAGAACCAGGAACCAGAGTCTCGATTTTGCAATGTTGTGGCGGGGATTTAAATACGATTTGCATTATATTTCAAGCTGCATAAAACTCGATCCCTCCGAGGATTTTTTGGAGAAATTTGCACCCACTACAAGAAGAAACATCAGAAAAACCTTTAAGGAAGGGTGGCTTGATGTGGAGGTCAACGAAAAGTTTGATGAATTCTATCCCATCTTGATCGAAAACAAAGCACGACACAATGTTAAACCTACTCATTCCCTTGAAGATATTTACCGAATAAATGAACTGATGCCGGGGATGATGAAACTTTTCATGGTCTACCACAAGAGCAATCCCATTGGCGGGAGTCTGATGTTCAACACCAACAAGCAGGTGACTCTTTGTTTCTACAATATGCTCAAATACGAATATGATCACATGAAGCCGATTCAACGGGTTATGTATGAAGTGGTGAAGTGGGCAACAGAAAGCGGCTATAAATATGTGGATATCGGCGTTTCGCAGGATACCAAAGCTGCAAATCCAATGACTCCGAGCATGAATCTTATAGAATTCAAGGAGAAGTTTGACGCAAGAACAGTAATGAGAAACACACTGAAAATTGATCTCTGA
- the mtaB gene encoding tRNA (N(6)-L-threonylcarbamoyladenosine(37)-C(2))-methylthiotransferase MtaB, whose amino-acid sequence MKKVALHTLGCKLNFSETSSIGKQFLKNGFEVVDFNHEADIYVINTCTVTENAEKDCRQIVRKALRSNPDAYVLVTGCYAQLRPEEIAAIDGVDMVLGSKEKFDVFSFIENFEKKDLACIFVSPTEDLSSEFGFASSGESDNRTRAYFKIQDGCDYKCTFCTIPLARGSSRSMDPGKAVEKFAELLDAGYKEIILTGVNVGDYGKNVDMSFYKLLRKLLEVPGDYRIRISSIEPNLLTDRILELTAGSEKMAKHFHIPLQSGSPSILRLMQRRYNTADYDKLIYKANRIIPGLGIGVDVITGFPGEGEKEFTETHNFLLNLPVSYFHVFTYSERPRTKAINMPGMVDVAERRRRTNVLRILSQKKKADFYTSVLGKEVDVLFENTNNSGEMKGFSSEYVRISHPFMTEFTNKFSKFRILSSDAEHCHGEILETESITV is encoded by the coding sequence ATGAAGAAAGTCGCTTTACACACATTAGGTTGTAAACTTAATTTTTCCGAAACCTCCTCGATCGGTAAGCAATTCCTGAAAAACGGATTTGAAGTGGTTGATTTCAACCACGAAGCTGATATATATGTAATAAACACATGCACAGTTACCGAGAATGCCGAAAAAGACTGCCGTCAGATAGTCAGAAAAGCACTCAGGTCGAATCCTGATGCCTATGTGCTCGTCACGGGGTGTTATGCTCAGTTGCGTCCGGAAGAGATTGCGGCGATTGACGGAGTTGACATGGTTCTCGGGAGCAAGGAAAAATTCGATGTTTTTTCATTCATAGAGAATTTTGAGAAAAAAGATCTCGCCTGCATTTTTGTTTCGCCAACAGAAGACCTTTCGAGTGAATTTGGTTTTGCCTCTTCAGGTGAATCCGACAACCGCACCAGAGCCTATTTTAAGATTCAGGATGGTTGCGACTACAAATGTACCTTCTGCACAATTCCTTTGGCGAGGGGAAGCAGCAGAAGCATGGATCCCGGTAAAGCGGTTGAAAAATTTGCAGAACTCCTTGATGCGGGCTACAAAGAAATTATATTGACGGGAGTGAATGTCGGGGATTACGGCAAGAATGTTGATATGTCGTTCTACAAACTTTTAAGAAAACTTCTTGAAGTTCCGGGTGATTACAGAATCAGAATTTCCTCAATCGAGCCAAATTTGTTGACGGACAGGATTTTGGAACTGACAGCTGGTTCGGAGAAAATGGCTAAACATTTTCACATACCGCTTCAGAGCGGAAGTCCCTCCATTTTGCGTTTAATGCAGAGGAGATATAACACTGCCGATTATGACAAGCTGATTTACAAAGCAAACAGGATTATCCCCGGATTGGGAATTGGTGTGGATGTAATAACGGGCTTCCCCGGAGAAGGTGAGAAGGAATTTACCGAGACTCATAATTTTCTGCTGAATCTTCCTGTGTCATATTTCCATGTGTTTACCTATTCCGAGCGCCCCAGAACAAAAGCAATCAACATGCCGGGTATGGTTGATGTTGCTGAAAGAAGGCGCCGTACAAATGTTTTAAGGATTTTGAGCCAGAAGAAAAAGGCTGATTTTTACACTTCCGTGCTCGGCAAAGAAGTGGATGTTTTATTTGAAAACACAAATAATTCGGGTGAAATGAAAGGCTTTTCTTCAGAGTATGTGAGAATAAGTCACCCTTTTATGACTGAATTTACAAACAAATTTTCCAAATTCAGAATTCTCTCAAGCGATGCAGAGCATTGCCATGGTGAGATACTTGAAACCGAATCGATTACCGTTTAA
- a CDS encoding TonB-dependent receptor, producing the protein MKFLLLLLILPITIFSQTKISGTIRSTQGELLAGANFFIKGSYDGASSDVKGNFEFTTTETGEQILVSSYIGYKTKETKIVLDGKPLTFDLKLDPDSKILKQVTISAGSFEASDERKSVVLKPLDILTTAGATGDLSSALNTLPGTSQVGETEGLFVRGGSSAETKTIIDEMIVQNPYFSNVPDVPQRGRFSAILFKGTIFSTGGYSAQYGQALSSTLILKSIDLPPDTRSSFGLLAAGFNAVHTQRWENTAVSVSADYFNLAPYNNIIPQRVEWDEAPVGKAGTFLFRQKTGKSGMYKFYGTFSNSQLSLYQQSLDDPTFKPRFQLNNTNFYLNTSYSDIVLNDVAFFAGYSYSNNNDDLQLNTFPANRDDQLHQFKVKGTKNIAENAFLTVGAETWFLKADDSFSSLKANLEDKYYAGFAETDFFLSDFAAFRIGTRYEYSDYLKKANIAPRVSFALRVREDDQINFAYGQFYQTPDRQFLYQGKNLDYERADHYILNYQNIGAKTTFRIEGYYKDYKSLMKRNITGPVFGVPEYKNNGSGYAKGIDVFWRDRGATFENIDYWISYSWLDTERDYRDFPTIATPTFASEHTLTLVYKQAFRALNSFIGFTYTFSSGRPYYNPNNPVFNGDRTPVQHSLSFNGSWLTTIFGNFAIVYVSITNLPGYENIYGYRFSTDGARRQEVIAPALRTYFVGVFISFDYK; encoded by the coding sequence ATGAAGTTTTTATTACTGCTTTTAATATTACCAATCACAATTTTCTCCCAAACCAAAATTTCCGGTACGATTCGTTCCACACAGGGAGAACTGCTGGCGGGCGCCAATTTTTTTATAAAGGGAAGTTACGATGGTGCCTCCAGTGATGTGAAGGGGAATTTCGAGTTTACAACCACAGAAACAGGTGAACAGATACTAGTTTCGAGCTATATAGGTTACAAGACCAAAGAGACAAAGATTGTACTTGATGGAAAACCGCTCACATTCGACTTGAAGCTCGATCCCGATTCAAAGATATTGAAGCAGGTGACAATTTCAGCAGGTTCATTTGAAGCTTCAGATGAACGGAAATCTGTGGTTCTGAAACCACTCGATATTCTGACTACGGCGGGAGCCACAGGTGATCTTTCAAGTGCATTAAATACACTTCCCGGCACCTCCCAGGTTGGGGAAACCGAAGGTCTTTTTGTCAGAGGAGGCTCATCAGCAGAGACAAAAACAATTATTGACGAAATGATTGTGCAAAATCCCTACTTCTCCAATGTTCCTGATGTGCCACAGAGAGGCAGGTTTTCAGCAATATTGTTTAAGGGTACGATCTTCAGCACAGGAGGATACTCAGCCCAGTATGGTCAGGCACTTTCATCCACATTAATCCTGAAGAGCATTGACCTTCCGCCCGATACGAGGAGCTCATTTGGTCTTCTGGCAGCAGGATTTAATGCGGTACACACCCAACGATGGGAAAACACTGCAGTTAGTGTCTCCGCTGACTATTTTAATCTGGCACCCTATAACAATATAATTCCACAAAGAGTTGAGTGGGATGAAGCACCTGTCGGCAAAGCCGGGACTTTTCTGTTTCGCCAAAAGACAGGCAAGTCGGGTATGTACAAGTTTTATGGTACTTTCTCAAACAGTCAATTGTCCCTTTACCAGCAGAGTCTGGATGATCCAACATTCAAACCCCGCTTTCAGCTCAACAATACAAATTTTTATCTAAACACGAGTTATTCTGATATTGTATTAAATGATGTTGCCTTTTTTGCCGGCTATTCATACAGCAACAATAATGATGACCTTCAGTTAAATACTTTCCCGGCAAACCGGGACGACCAACTGCATCAGTTTAAGGTTAAGGGTACCAAAAATATAGCTGAAAATGCATTTCTTACTGTGGGAGCCGAAACCTGGTTTTTAAAAGCAGACGATTCATTTTCTTCTTTAAAAGCAAATCTCGAGGATAAATATTATGCAGGTTTCGCTGAAACTGATTTTTTCCTCTCTGATTTTGCAGCTTTTAGAATTGGAACCCGGTATGAATATTCAGACTATCTTAAAAAAGCGAATATAGCTCCAAGAGTTTCATTTGCTTTAAGAGTCAGGGAAGATGATCAGATAAATTTTGCCTACGGGCAGTTTTATCAAACACCTGACAGACAATTTCTTTATCAGGGGAAAAACCTTGACTATGAAAGAGCTGATCATTATATCCTGAACTACCAGAATATTGGTGCAAAAACAACATTCAGGATTGAAGGCTATTACAAGGACTATAAATCACTTATGAAAAGAAATATTACCGGTCCTGTTTTTGGAGTCCCGGAATATAAAAACAACGGTTCGGGTTATGCAAAGGGTATTGATGTCTTTTGGCGTGACAGAGGCGCCACTTTCGAAAATATTGACTATTGGATATCTTATTCATGGCTTGATACTGAAAGAGACTACCGTGATTTTCCGACAATTGCGACTCCAACATTCGCTTCGGAACACACTCTGACACTGGTTTACAAACAGGCATTCAGAGCGCTTAACAGTTTTATCGGGTTCACTTACACCTTTTCTTCAGGCAGACCCTATTATAATCCGAATAATCCGGTTTTTAATGGTGACAGAACTCCCGTACAGCACAGCCTTAGCTTTAACGGGAGCTGGTTAACCACCATTTTTGGTAATTTTGCAATTGTGTATGTTTCAATCACAAACCTGCCTGGTTATGAGAATATTTACGGATACAGATTTTCGACCGATGGAGCCCGGAGGCAGGAAGTTATCGCACCCGCACTCAGAACATATTTTGTCGGAGTGTTTATCTCATTTGATTACAAATAA
- the rpsA gene encoding 30S ribosomal protein S1 encodes MSEEKKTPTLDLEVLFNKSKKYFFDDEYSQEEFSELASLFGESFRNVKEKEMVKGKIVRIQPDYVIVDVGFKSEGQIPISEFEGMTDIKLGTEVEVVLESVEDQEGNLVLSKKRADFLRVWERVLAAHDSGDVIQGRITRRIKGGMVVDLMGMDAFLPGSQIDVRPIRDFDAFVGREMDFKVVKVNIPTENVVVSHKVLVEEELADQRHAILHSLDKGQILEGTVKAITDFGVFVDLGGVDGLIHITDLSWGRINHPNEVVKLDEKIKVVVTDFDEEKRRISLSLKKLLPHPWENIAEKYEIGKKVSGRVVSLTEYGAFIEIEKGIEGLIHNSEMSWTQHIKHPSQMVSMGQVIEAVILSLDAEEKKISLGMKQLEPDPWHELMAKYPVGSKHTGIVRNLTTFGVFVELEPGIDGLIHISDLSWTKKIRHPGEVVKKGERIDVVVLTVDTEQRKISLGHKQIQDNPWDRFETLYGTGTETKGKISRLIEKGVIVELEEGVDAFVPTSQLSPGKVKNVGNHFLIDQEVSLKVIDFDKENKKIVLSSVAYLKDKDEEEIKEYMATHKLEKVNVSDFQNAETSKVENLDFPTFEVSPAAGKPKKEGN; translated from the coding sequence ATGTCCGAAGAAAAGAAGACCCCAACATTGGATCTTGAGGTCTTGTTTAACAAATCAAAGAAATATTTCTTTGATGACGAATATTCACAGGAAGAATTTTCAGAACTCGCATCCCTCTTTGGCGAATCGTTTAGAAATGTCAAAGAGAAAGAGATGGTCAAGGGTAAAATTGTTCGTATTCAGCCCGACTATGTCATAGTAGATGTTGGTTTCAAATCAGAAGGTCAGATACCCATTTCAGAATTTGAAGGTATGACCGACATTAAGCTTGGAACCGAAGTCGAAGTGGTTCTCGAATCCGTTGAAGATCAGGAAGGTAACCTGGTACTCAGCAAGAAGAGAGCAGATTTCTTGAGAGTTTGGGAAAGAGTTCTTGCAGCACACGACAGTGGTGATGTTATTCAGGGAAGAATCACCCGCAGAATTAAAGGCGGCATGGTTGTGGATCTTATGGGTATGGATGCGTTCCTTCCCGGTTCACAGATCGATGTGCGTCCTATCAGAGACTTTGACGCATTTGTCGGCAGAGAGATGGACTTTAAAGTTGTTAAAGTTAATATCCCTACCGAGAATGTTGTTGTATCACACAAAGTACTCGTTGAAGAAGAACTCGCTGATCAGAGACACGCAATTTTACACAGCCTCGACAAGGGTCAAATCCTCGAAGGTACTGTTAAAGCAATCACAGATTTTGGTGTGTTTGTGGATCTTGGTGGTGTAGATGGTCTTATCCATATCACCGACCTTAGCTGGGGCAGAATTAATCACCCCAACGAAGTGGTTAAACTTGATGAGAAGATCAAAGTTGTTGTTACCGACTTCGACGAAGAGAAGAGAAGAATTTCTCTCAGTCTGAAAAAACTTCTCCCGCACCCATGGGAAAACATTGCCGAGAAATATGAAATTGGCAAAAAAGTTTCAGGCAGAGTTGTTTCTCTTACCGAGTATGGTGCATTTATCGAAATCGAAAAAGGCATCGAAGGTCTTATCCACAACAGTGAAATGAGCTGGACTCAGCATATCAAACATCCATCACAGATGGTTTCAATGGGACAGGTAATCGAGGCAGTAATCCTTAGCCTTGATGCTGAAGAGAAGAAAATTTCTCTCGGTATGAAACAGCTTGAACCGGATCCATGGCATGAATTGATGGCTAAATATCCTGTCGGCAGCAAACACACAGGTATCGTAAGAAATCTTACCACATTTGGTGTATTTGTTGAACTGGAACCTGGTATCGACGGACTCATCCACATCAGTGACCTTTCATGGACAAAGAAAATTCGCCATCCCGGGGAAGTTGTCAAAAAAGGTGAAAGAATTGATGTTGTAGTTCTTACTGTCGATACCGAACAGAGAAAAATCTCATTGGGTCACAAACAGATTCAGGATAACCCCTGGGACAGATTTGAAACCCTTTACGGTACAGGAACTGAAACAAAAGGAAAAATTTCAAGATTGATCGAAAAAGGTGTAATTGTTGAACTGGAAGAAGGCGTCGACGCATTTGTTCCTACTTCACAGCTTTCACCCGGCAAGGTTAAGAATGTTGGAAACCATTTCCTCATCGATCAGGAAGTAAGCCTTAAAGTAATTGATTTCGACAAAGAGAACAAGAAAATCGTTCTTAGCTCCGTTGCTTATCTTAAAGACAAGGACGAAGAGGAAATAAAAGAATACATGGCTACTCATAAACTTGAGAAAGTTAATGTTTCTGATTTCCAGAACGCTGAAACCTCCAAAGTTGAAAATCTCGATTTCCCTACATTTGAAGTTTCACCGGCTGCCGGAAAACCTAAAAAAGAAGGAAATTAA
- the cmk gene encoding (d)CMP kinase codes for MKKMFTVAIDGPAGSGKSSTAKLVAKRLGYLFIDTGAMYRAVTLLAIRTGNLDNKEALLSLLPEYKITLKPGEDGNIVFLNDEDVSAAIRTEEINQNVSKISSISEIRTELVRMQQEMGKEGGVVMEGRDIGSVVFPDADFKFFFTATVDERAKRRLSELQAQGAKMSFDEVRASIIRRDKYDSGREVSPLSKTDDAIEIDTTSMTLEQQCDHIVKLVREKEQLG; via the coding sequence ATGAAAAAAATGTTTACAGTGGCAATAGACGGACCCGCCGGATCGGGTAAGAGCAGTACTGCAAAGCTTGTTGCAAAGAGGCTTGGATATCTGTTTATAGATACCGGAGCGATGTACAGGGCGGTTACACTTCTTGCTATAAGGACGGGTAATCTTGATAATAAAGAGGCTCTTCTTTCGCTGCTTCCGGAGTATAAAATAACGCTGAAACCGGGCGAAGACGGCAACATTGTCTTCCTGAATGATGAGGATGTTTCTGCAGCTATAAGAACGGAAGAGATTAATCAAAATGTATCGAAAATAAGCAGCATTTCTGAAATAAGGACAGAACTTGTCAGAATGCAGCAGGAAATGGGGAAAGAGGGCGGAGTTGTAATGGAGGGAAGGGATATCGGGTCAGTCGTGTTTCCTGATGCCGATTTCAAGTTCTTTTTCACAGCAACCGTTGATGAAAGGGCGAAAAGACGCCTCTCCGAACTTCAGGCTCAGGGAGCCAAAATGTCATTCGACGAAGTCCGGGCAAGCATCATCAGACGGGATAAATACGATTCCGGGAGAGAAGTATCACCGTTGAGCAAAACTGATGACGCAATAGAGATTGACACCACTTCCATGACACTTGAACAGCAGTGCGATCATATTGTAAAACTTGTGCGTGAAAAGGAACAGTTGGGCTGA
- a CDS encoding lipopolysaccharide heptosyltransferase family protein, with the protein MSDKRKFLIARIDRIGDTVLATPLPRELKKSFPGCEVSVLVRSYTKDIFLHNPFVDHILVWDDFSRGISKIRSLAKFLKPHGFTDGFMLLPNETLAYSFFLAGIKRRYGTSRKLYHLLTNTISLDRKKYAEERSEADYCLDFVRSAGGEVTEFSTKIYLSEEERFTAEKFKKETAPNGEKITGVHITSGGSAPNMPAGEYLRLINLLASNPQIKVVVTDNRLPPELTLPEGILLINEGKLLRESIVNFSIFDLLISSSTGTMHIAAALGVDTLSLFCPLPACKPSLWGPVGNKAEFVLPSENYCATRCPGDPKKCDFSGEGGIDAGIIYSKMMNY; encoded by the coding sequence ATGAGCGACAAACGAAAATTTCTTATCGCAAGAATCGACAGGATCGGTGATACCGTTCTGGCAACTCCACTTCCGCGCGAACTGAAAAAAAGTTTCCCCGGCTGTGAAGTGTCGGTACTTGTCAGAAGCTACACAAAGGATATTTTCCTTCACAATCCTTTTGTCGATCATATCCTCGTTTGGGACGATTTTTCAAGGGGGATTTCAAAAATCCGGAGTCTTGCGAAATTTCTTAAACCTCACGGTTTCACCGATGGTTTTATGCTTCTTCCGAATGAAACTCTGGCTTATTCATTTTTTCTGGCAGGGATAAAAAGAAGATATGGAACAAGCAGAAAACTTTACCATCTTCTGACCAATACCATCTCTTTGGATCGTAAAAAATATGCCGAAGAGAGAAGTGAAGCCGATTATTGTCTCGATTTTGTCAGGTCAGCCGGCGGGGAAGTCACGGAATTCTCAACAAAAATTTATTTAAGCGAAGAAGAACGGTTCACTGCAGAGAAATTCAAAAAGGAAACAGCACCAAACGGTGAGAAGATAACCGGAGTGCATATAACCAGTGGCGGTTCTGCTCCAAACATGCCGGCGGGTGAATATCTCAGGCTGATAAATCTTCTTGCATCAAATCCACAAATTAAAGTGGTCGTAACGGATAACCGGCTACCTCCCGAATTAACACTTCCCGAAGGCATTCTGCTGATAAATGAGGGTAAATTGTTAAGAGAATCGATAGTCAATTTTTCCATATTCGATCTTTTAATTTCCTCCTCAACAGGCACCATGCACATAGCTGCGGCATTGGGGGTTGATACCCTTTCCCTTTTTTGTCCTCTTCCTGCCTGTAAACCATCTCTTTGGGGACCCGTCGGAAACAAAGCCGAATTTGTTCTCCCTTCAGAAAACTACTGTGCCACCCGCTGTCCCGGCGATCCTAAAAAGTGCGATTTCTCCGGTGAAGGGGGAATCGATGCCGGGATAATTTATTCCAAAATGATGAATTACTGA
- a CDS encoding 4-hydroxy-3-methylbut-2-enyl diphosphate reductase, producing the protein MKVTIDKNAGFCWGVVRTIDIAEDSLKDKPKVFCLGDVIHNTVEVQRLNNLGLETITVEDFPKLPKGSRVLIRAHGEPPATYKLALEFGLELVDATCPIVIKVQERVRKFVDKGFQVVIFGKKNHAEVVGINGVTGNTSIVVLNKEEALESVDFTKPTVLFSQTTMDKQEFKEVADALRQKLDTLVIGSIEETAVEYHAKDTICGQVSGREKKLQLFAAENDIIIFTAGRKSSNGKVLYHICHDVNERTYFAETKEEIDWSWFEGANSVGITGATSTPHWVMRDFKRLIEEKFGIEEEVL; encoded by the coding sequence ATGAAAGTTACGATCGATAAAAATGCCGGATTTTGCTGGGGAGTGGTTAGAACAATTGATATTGCCGAAGATTCGCTGAAAGATAAACCAAAGGTCTTTTGCCTAGGGGATGTAATTCACAATACCGTCGAAGTGCAAAGATTGAATAATCTTGGACTTGAAACCATCACCGTGGAAGATTTTCCAAAACTCCCAAAAGGAAGCCGGGTACTGATTCGTGCACACGGTGAACCGCCTGCAACATACAAGCTTGCACTTGAGTTTGGGCTCGAACTTGTGGATGCCACATGTCCCATAGTGATTAAGGTGCAGGAGCGGGTAAGAAAATTTGTTGACAAAGGTTTTCAGGTTGTGATATTTGGTAAAAAAAATCATGCCGAAGTTGTCGGGATTAACGGAGTAACGGGGAACACTTCCATTGTCGTTTTGAACAAGGAAGAAGCACTCGAATCGGTTGATTTTACAAAACCGACGGTTCTTTTTTCGCAGACGACCATGGACAAGCAGGAATTCAAAGAAGTGGCGGACGCTCTTAGGCAGAAACTGGATACTCTGGTTATCGGTTCGATAGAGGAGACAGCGGTAGAATACCACGCCAAAGACACAATTTGCGGGCAGGTTTCGGGGAGAGAAAAGAAACTTCAGTTGTTTGCCGCAGAGAATGATATTATAATTTTTACAGCGGGAAGAAAATCGAGCAACGGAAAGGTGCTCTATCACATCTGTCACGATGTGAATGAGAGGACATACTTTGCCGAAACAAAAGAAGAGATTGACTGGAGCTGGTTTGAAGGTGCAAATTCCGTGGGAATTACAGGCGCCACTTCCACACCCCACTGGGTGATGAGGGATTTCAAACGGCTGATTGAAGAAAAATTTGGAATAGAAGAAGAAGTTTTATAG